The following DNA comes from Ignavibacteria bacterium.
GAATCATATTTCCTAAATTATGAAGATATAGATCTGTGTTTTAAAATCCTGAAAAACGATCGTGAAATATTTTATATGCCCTCTTTAAAATGTATACATTTGGATCATAAGAGCTTTAATAAAGATTATGAAAGGCTAGTATTTACGAGGTATTCAGGCAGGCTGAATTATATTAAATTAAATTACAATATTATACAGCGAATATTTTCTCGCCTTATTTTCATTTCCGGTTTATTTCTCAAAATTCTTCTTGTTAACTTTTCATACACCACGAATGAAAGAAAATCAAGAAGAAACGGTTACATAAAATCTTTAAAGCTTTATGCGGGTATGCAAAATAATCTGAAATAATGTCAATTATTTAATCACTGTAAATAAATTAAATTTAATACATCTTTACAGTTCATATGGATTTAAGTATAATCATAGTAAATTACAATGTTTACAATGACGTTATTGAATGCATAACCAGCATAAATAATAATGTAAGTAAGCTGAGTTATGAAATAATTGTAGTTGATAATAATTCTTCGAACAGAGATATAGAAAACCTTAATAAGATCTTTCCGCAGGTAAAATTGATATTAAACCGTGATAACAAAGGTTTTGGCTACGCAAATAATATCGGTGCTGCAAATGCAGCAGGGGATTATATAGTATTGGTAAATCCGGATATTTTTTTCCCGGATAATTCACTCGAAAAAATGTATGAATTTATAGTTTCAGATCACCGGATTGGTGTTGTTGGCCCGGTACAGGTAAAGCCAAACAGCGGAATAGAATATTATTATACTTTTTTCCCAAGCATATATTCCCGGTTAATGCAGGAGTTCAGGCTGTATATGACAGCTCCTGTTATGAAACAGAGGTTTTACAATTTCCTCGATAATAATATCAAGCTTGCTAAACCATTTCAGGTGGATTGGGTTATGGGCTCTTGTATGATGCTTAAAAGGAAATTGTTCGATGAAGCAGGCAGATTTGATGAGGCTTTTTTCCTTTATGAAGAAGAAACTGAACTTGAATTCAGAATCAAGAGTGCCGGATACCGTAACTATATGATTCCAGAAGCAAAAGTACTTCATAATCATCACAGCTCTTCGGGTAAATTAGGTGTTTTATTTGTTAACTACCAGGAATTCAGAAGCAGGATAATATTTGATTGTAAAAGATTCAAAGGAATAACATATCTATTCCGAAGAATTTCAATTTCAGCTGCATTGATAACAAGGATCATTTATTTTTCTATAAAATCCATTTTTAATAAAAGATCAAAGAATAAATTACTGGCAAATTATGATCTGTTCTTATTTTCAATAAAGAACAAAAGTGATATTTCGAATGACAGGTACAATTTTGATAAAAAATTACATCTTTTCATTCAGCAATAATATTTCAATGAAAATTTATTATATTATTATCTATTTAAAATGAAGTTAATTTATGATCATGAAATATTTGCAAGGCAGAGATACGGAGGTGTTTCAAGATATTTTTATGAAATTATCTCGGGGATCGCAGAGAAATTCCAGCCAGAAATAGACCTGTATCTTGGATATAATATCACTGGATATGATTTTTCGAAAATAATCGGCAACATAAACATTGAAAAAAAAGATTTAAGCTACCCCTCTAAGCTTCACTTCATAATTAATCAGTTTAACAAAAAGGGTTTCAAAAATTATTCTTCTAAAAAAAAATATGATGTTTTTCATAAAACTTACTACTCAGATGTTGGTCTGGGACTAAAAACAAATATAATTTCAACTATACATGATATGACACATGAATTATATCCTGTATATTTTACCAAAAATGATGGTACATCCGGAAAAAAGCGGAAAAGTGTTGATTCTTCAAAGGCTATAATTTGTGTTTCTGAAACAACAAAAAATGACCTGGTGAAAATTTTTAATGTATCACCTGAAATTATTAAAGTTATTTATCACGGCATAACATTAAAAAATGACAGGGAATGCAAAACTAATTTAAAAAAGCCTTATTTGTTATATGTTGGACAGAGATGGGGTTATAAAAATTTCAACCAGCTATTGAGTGTATATGCTCATGATAAAGCTCTGAATGGTAATTATGACCTGGTATGCTTTGGCGGGGGTGAGTTCAATTATTCTGAAAAATTATTCATTGCAAAAAATCACCTTGAAAACAGAGTAAAGCAGGTAAATGGAAATGATGAAATATTAAAAGCGCTCTACAGTCACGCAGAAATGTTTATTTATACATCGCTTTATGAAGGATTTGGATTTCCGCCACTTGAAGCAATGGAGTTCGGCTGTCCTGTGCTTAGCAGCCCTGGAGGCTCAGTTAGTGAAATTTTATCAGATTCAGCCTTGTTCTATGATACATCCAGTGGAAATGACCTTTTAAACAAAATTCAGCTGTTATTAAATGATGAAAGCATTAAACAGCAATATATATTAAAAGGTAAAAACAGGGTGAAAGAATTCACATGGGAAAAAAGCATCATTGAACATTACAATTTTTATAATGAAGTAATAAACAGCTAGAATGAAAATAATATTTTTAATTATCGATCTTATCCTGCTACCGGTAACACTGTTTCTTTCATTTTTCTTTTATCTAATAAGAAAAACCGGCGAAGACAGGCTTGTGATTTGCAATAAAGTTCTGCTTGCAAAGGGAATTTTACCTACAAAAACTTATTTTGAAGAAGCTATTTAACTTCCTGATTGCCTGATATTAAAAAAAATATTAAGCTGCTTTTGAATAAAGCAACGGGAATAAAGTTTTCTAAAAAAAAGCTGCCCGAAACAAATGATATTCGAAAAATTCTGATAATTTCCCTGTATTTTGCAGGTGATCTTCTTTTCCATTCCGCAGTAATTGAAATTCTAAAAAAACTTTATTCTAATGCCTCTATAGACCTTCTGACAAGGTCTTCATCTGCAGGTTTGCTTAAGAATGATCCAAGAATTGATAATTTTATCCTTTATGATAATTTAAAAACCACCGATTACAGAGATCAGTCTGCTCCGGATGAAATAGGATACAAAAATCTAATTAATGATCTAAAAATCAAAAATTACAGTTTAATAATTGATCTTACCGGTAAAAGAGCTACAGCTTTAGCTGTTAAACAAATTGATGCGGGTTATTCAATTGGTTTGAATTACGACTATAACGGCAGGTCATATGATAAATTTGTATATTCCAACACTGCATCAGAAAAAGGACATTTGATAGATAAGTATTTGAATGTTATTAAATCTGGACTCAATATCGATAATTTGAAATGGCAGGAATTAAGAAAAAGCGTTCTAACAAAACCTTATATTTATTCAGACCCGGATTCTGTACTTAAAGCGGAAAAAATACTGGAGAAAATGGGACTCCGATCGAAAAGTTTTGCAGCTATTCACTTAACATCTGGTTGGCCAGCTAAAGAGCTTCCTTTAAAAACTTTTTCTGATTTAATTGTATATCTGGAATCAGAAGGCATAAATTATGTTTTAGTTGGTGATTCTAATGATAAAAAAAGAGCTGCTGAAATTGATGAAATGCTCAGTAATAAATTTGATTTGAAGAATAAGTTTGCTGAGGCTGATTTTAAATGCTCTTCTGAATTGATAAAATTATCAAGATTATTTATCGGAAGTGATTCAGCCCCGTTACATATCGCTTCTGCTTATGATATACCTGCAGTAGCTTTATTTGGCCCCACAAATCCCGGATTTTCAGCTCCAACCGGTAAAAATGTAAAAATGATTTACCATAAACTGCATTGTTCAGCTTCAGATGATAAGCAATACTGCACTCGAAACGGAGGATTTACCTGTCCCTATTATGAATGTATGGCCAGCATCTCTTCATCTGAAATAATAAATGCGGTTAAAGAGCTTTGGGGCAGCGGAAAGGTGAATAATTAGAATGAAAAAAATAAACCTGCTGCATGTGGTTTGTAATAATGAATTCAACGGAACCGAGCGTTACGTAGTTGACCTGGCTAAAAATCTGAATAAAGATGAGTTTAATGTAATTGTAGCTACACCTATGAAGGGTCCGCTTTCAGATATTTTAAAAGAAAATAATATCCGTGAAGAAGTTTATGATAACGGTAAAAAATTCTACTACTCTTACAAAGGTTTAAGGAACCTTTACCGTATTATGAAAAGGAACAGGATTGATATCGTTCACGCAAACGCGAAATTTCAGCCGTGTATACCTGCAATGTTTGCCGGGGTTAAGTTAAAGGTAGAGACCAGGCACGGTATCTTTTATTCTCTTAAACAACTTGAATCACTTTCTATTCCAAGGAAAATTTATGAGTATTCAAAACAGTTCTTTGTGGATGATTTTATTGCAACATCAGAAAATGATAAGGATACATTGATCAAATATTTCAATATTAAGCCCGGGAAAGTATCAATATTGTATCTTGGTATTGATTTTGATGATATGCAAAAAAGGAGCAGCGGACTTTTCAGGCTCAAACCGCGCTCTAACAGCGGTGAATTTATAATAGGCCATATTGGCCGGCTTACCTTTCAAAAAGCTCAGGAATATTTACTTGAAGCTTTCAAAATTATAAATGATAAGTATCCATTCACCAGGCTTGTTATTGTAGGCAGCGGTGAAAATGAGGAAATGCTCAAACAATATATTGCTAAAAATGATTTAACTGAAAAAGTTGTTTTTAAAGGGTACATTAAAGATATTTACAGAGAAATGCAGACATATCATGTACATGTACTCACTTCCAGGTTCGAAGGAACAGGTTATGTTAACCTTGAAGCCATGGCTTTGGGGGTGCCATTTATTACATCAAATGTAGGCGGTGCTACAAATTTTTTTACCTCAGGTCATGATTCAATTATTACAAATGTTGAAGATCCGGTATCTACTGCTGATGCGATTGAATTGCTGTTGATTGATGAGGATTACAGACAAAAATTGATAAATAATGCTTTTGATACAGTTAAAAAGTATTCAGTTCAATCAATGGCTGTAAGTACTGCCCGTTATTACAAAAACAAATTAAATTCAGCATAAATTATCTGAATTTTACCCTTATTTTATCTAAAACCGCCATAATTAGTGATAAATAATAGAATTGTATTAAACCGCAGATAATCTAATATTTGCCGATTATCTATGTCTAATAAAAAGCGGTTTGATCTAAGAATAGTAAGCCAGCCTTTTTACCCTGAAATGGTAAGCTCAGGGCAGGCTTTAACGGAATTAGCGGAAGAATTAACATCTTATGGACTAAAAATTAAGGTTATTGCCTCACAGCCAACAATTTTAGAAAACAGTAAAACTGTTCCAAAAGTTATTGATTATAAAGGAATTCATATTTTAAGGACATGGTCCACCAGGTTCCCCAAGTTATCATTTATCGGTAAATTTATAAACCTGATAACTTTTTTTATTACTGCTTCATTCGATATCCTTTTCAACGATAGAAAAGTACCGCTGCTTCTGGTAACTAACCCGCCATATATGGCTTTAATTGGCTGGTTTAATAACCTACTGAACGGTACAAAATACGGTGTTCTTTTATTCGATATTATGCCTGAACAGGCAGAGCTGCTTAACATGGTTAAGCCCGGGGGATTGCTTTCCAGGTTATGGAGGAAGATCAATAAACTTTGGTATATACGTTCTTCTTATGCAGTTGTATTAAGCAAAGATATGCTGCAGGGAGCAATAGAAAATGCGAACCTGAACGGTACTAAATATGAAGAGGAATGCAGAAACAAAACTCATATAATTCACGTTTGGTCTGATGACAGGGTCATTAAGCCAAAGGCAAAATCTGAATCAGCTGCAGCTAAGGAATTGAGCATGAACGATAAGCTTGTTGTGCAGTATTCCGGCAACCATGGCAGGTTTCATGATATCGAGTCAATTCTGAATATCACAGAACATTTTGCAAATGATAACAGGATAATATTTCAATTCATTGGTGAGGGATTTAAAAAGAAAAATGTTGTAAGCTTTAAAAATGAAAAAAAGCTGGAAAATATATACATCAATACATACGTTCCGAAAGAAAAGCTGCAGGATTCACTTGCGATGGCAGATCTTGGTGTAATTGCTCAGCTGCCGGCGCAGGAAAGAGTGTGTTATCCTTCCAAGCTTTTGGGAATTATGTCAGCGGGTAGAGCGGTGCTTGCAATATGCTCACCTGAAAGTGATATGGCAAAAATGATAAGGGATCATGATATGGGTTTTGTAATAAGAAACGGAGATACAGCTTCAGCTGTTGATGTATTAAATATGTGTCTTAATAACCCGGGTATATTGAATGAAAAAGGCAGAAATGCATTCAACTATCTTAACCGGAATTTGACACTTGGCTCTGCGGCAAAAAGCTATTATAAGCTGATCAAAGATTTCAGCTGATTTACTTTCTAAAATAACTTTGCAGCTATACAATATTGTCAAAAAGATCAGAAAAAATATTATTAATCGTATCAGACTTTGTGACAATAAACGCGGCATGGATACTTTATTATCTTGTCAGGGTTGAATCAGGCTGGATACCTAATACAGCGCCTACTTCGTTCCTGATACCACTGGCTGCTGTATATTTTTACTGGATAGTAATTTTTTCTTTTTCCGGTTTATACCAGCACTGGTTTGTAAGATCCAGGTTTGATGAGTTTGCATCAGTTTTAAAAACCATTTCATTTGGATGTTTTATCCTGTTCTTTCTAATATTTCTTGATGATGCTATCAGCGATTCCAAAGCAATTTCAAGATTTCTGATCCTGATATATTGGGGTTTAATGATATTCTCTGTAGGCTCAGGCAGAATTCTTATCCGC
Coding sequences within:
- a CDS encoding glycosyltransferase family 4 protein; this encodes MSNKKRFDLRIVSQPFYPEMVSSGQALTELAEELTSYGLKIKVIASQPTILENSKTVPKVIDYKGIHILRTWSTRFPKLSFIGKFINLITFFITASFDILFNDRKVPLLLVTNPPYMALIGWFNNLLNGTKYGVLLFDIMPEQAELLNMVKPGGLLSRLWRKINKLWYIRSSYAVVLSKDMLQGAIENANLNGTKYEEECRNKTHIIHVWSDDRVIKPKAKSESAAAKELSMNDKLVVQYSGNHGRFHDIESILNITEHFANDNRIIFQFIGEGFKKKNVVSFKNEKKLENIYINTYVPKEKLQDSLAMADLGVIAQLPAQERVCYPSKLLGIMSAGRAVLAICSPESDMAKMIRDHDMGFVIRNGDTASAVDVLNMCLNNPGILNEKGRNAFNYLNRNLTLGSAAKSYYKLIKDFS
- a CDS encoding glycosyltransferase family 4 protein produces the protein MKKINLLHVVCNNEFNGTERYVVDLAKNLNKDEFNVIVATPMKGPLSDILKENNIREEVYDNGKKFYYSYKGLRNLYRIMKRNRIDIVHANAKFQPCIPAMFAGVKLKVETRHGIFYSLKQLESLSIPRKIYEYSKQFFVDDFIATSENDKDTLIKYFNIKPGKVSILYLGIDFDDMQKRSSGLFRLKPRSNSGEFIIGHIGRLTFQKAQEYLLEAFKIINDKYPFTRLVIVGSGENEEMLKQYIAKNDLTEKVVFKGYIKDIYREMQTYHVHVLTSRFEGTGYVNLEAMALGVPFITSNVGGATNFFTSGHDSIITNVEDPVSTADAIELLLIDEDYRQKLINNAFDTVKKYSVQSMAVSTARYYKNKLNSA
- a CDS encoding glycosyltransferase family 2 protein: MDLSIIIVNYNVYNDVIECITSINNNVSKLSYEIIVVDNNSSNRDIENLNKIFPQVKLILNRDNKGFGYANNIGAANAAGDYIVLVNPDIFFPDNSLEKMYEFIVSDHRIGVVGPVQVKPNSGIEYYYTFFPSIYSRLMQEFRLYMTAPVMKQRFYNFLDNNIKLAKPFQVDWVMGSCMMLKRKLFDEAGRFDEAFFLYEEETELEFRIKSAGYRNYMIPEAKVLHNHHSSSGKLGVLFVNYQEFRSRIIFDCKRFKGITYLFRRISISAALITRIIYFSIKSIFNKRSKNKLLANYDLFLFSIKNKSDISNDRYNFDKKLHLFIQQ
- a CDS encoding glycosyltransferase family 9 protein — protein: MPDIKKNIKLLLNKATGIKFSKKKLPETNDIRKILIISLYFAGDLLFHSAVIEILKKLYSNASIDLLTRSSSAGLLKNDPRIDNFILYDNLKTTDYRDQSAPDEIGYKNLINDLKIKNYSLIIDLTGKRATALAVKQIDAGYSIGLNYDYNGRSYDKFVYSNTASEKGHLIDKYLNVIKSGLNIDNLKWQELRKSVLTKPYIYSDPDSVLKAEKILEKMGLRSKSFAAIHLTSGWPAKELPLKTFSDLIVYLESEGINYVLVGDSNDKKRAAEIDEMLSNKFDLKNKFAEADFKCSSELIKLSRLFIGSDSAPLHIASAYDIPAVALFGPTNPGFSAPTGKNVKMIYHKLHCSASDDKQYCTRNGGFTCPYYECMASISSSEIINAVKELWGSGKVNN
- a CDS encoding glycosyltransferase family 4 protein: MKLIYDHEIFARQRYGGVSRYFYEIISGIAEKFQPEIDLYLGYNITGYDFSKIIGNINIEKKDLSYPSKLHFIINQFNKKGFKNYSSKKKYDVFHKTYYSDVGLGLKTNIISTIHDMTHELYPVYFTKNDGTSGKKRKSVDSSKAIICVSETTKNDLVKIFNVSPEIIKVIYHGITLKNDRECKTNLKKPYLLYVGQRWGYKNFNQLLSVYAHDKALNGNYDLVCFGGGEFNYSEKLFIAKNHLENRVKQVNGNDEILKALYSHAEMFIYTSLYEGFGFPPLEAMEFGCPVLSSPGGSVSEILSDSALFYDTSSGNDLLNKIQLLLNDESIKQQYILKGKNRVKEFTWEKSIIEHYNFYNEVINS